From a single Waddliaceae bacterium genomic region:
- a CDS encoding SAM-dependent methyltransferase, with protein MNAELFSLPLTSDDDDKSSPFKNRVRKNYRHVRKWAKRTSTNCFRIYDRDIKEYPLAIDFYDGRFSVQYFSYDRENDDPAPELKEEINSVLRSLFGADPDIIYWRSRVKRKKTEQYEKIDDQKDFFTVFEYGVKFKVNLKDYLDTGLFLDHRETRRLVADLSRGKRLLNLFSYTSSFSVHAAIAGAAFTKSVDLSNTYTDWSIDNFIINSIPEKNNEIIRADCLKFLGAEARSHNNYDIIVIDPPTISRSKKMDTMFDIQEDYPFIIKSALKLLPKKGGVIFFSTNSRRFKFDATLFPQCHIQDISEKTIPIDFHQKKIHRCWKLTTEGQPFVACQ; from the coding sequence CGCAAATGGGCAAAACGGACATCGACAAACTGCTTCAGGATATATGACCGCGATATCAAGGAATACCCTCTTGCCATTGATTTTTATGACGGACGCTTTTCCGTGCAATATTTCTCCTATGACAGAGAAAATGACGACCCCGCTCCGGAGTTGAAAGAAGAAATCAACAGCGTGCTACGCTCCCTTTTTGGCGCTGACCCTGACATAATTTATTGGCGCTCGCGCGTTAAGCGAAAGAAAACAGAACAGTATGAGAAAATTGACGATCAAAAAGATTTCTTCACCGTCTTTGAATATGGAGTGAAATTCAAGGTAAACCTTAAAGACTATCTAGATACAGGGCTCTTCCTTGACCATCGCGAGACGCGACGCCTTGTCGCCGATCTTTCTCGCGGAAAACGGCTGCTGAATTTGTTTTCCTATACTTCTTCTTTCAGCGTCCATGCCGCCATTGCCGGCGCCGCCTTTACTAAAAGCGTCGACCTCTCCAACACCTATACTGACTGGAGCATAGATAATTTCATTATTAATTCTATCCCCGAGAAAAACAATGAAATTATACGTGCCGACTGCCTGAAATTTTTAGGCGCAGAAGCACGATCGCATAACAATTATGATATTATTGTCATTGACCCTCCGACAATTTCGCGCTCGAAAAAAATGGATACAATGTTTGACATACAAGAGGACTATCCTTTTATTATAAAGAGCGCCTTAAAGCTACTCCCCAAAAAAGGAGGCGTGATTTTTTTCAGCACAAACTCCCGAAGATTTAAATTCGACGCCACGCTCTTTCCACAATGCCATATACAAGACATCTCAGAAAAAACAATACCTATAGATTTTCATCAGAAAAAGATCCATCGATGCTGGAAGCTTACGACAGAAGGACAACCCTTTGTAGCATGCCAATAA
- a CDS encoding alkylphosphonate utilization protein: MNSLPKCDSCGSEYTYEDGTMYVCPECAHEWEKNSVKEENQEERIVKDAHGNTLKDGDSVTVIKDLKVRGASSVIKVGTKVKDIRLVEEQNGHDIDCNIKGVGNIMLKSKIVKKSS; encoded by the coding sequence ATGAATTCTTTACCCAAATGTGACAGCTGCGGCTCCGAATACACTTATGAAGACGGCACTATGTATGTTTGCCCAGAATGCGCTCATGAATGGGAGAAAAATTCTGTAAAGGAAGAAAATCAGGAAGAGAGAATTGTTAAAGATGCACACGGGAACACCCTTAAAGATGGCGATAGCGTGACTGTTATTAAAGACCTTAAAGTTAGAGGGGCCTCTTCAGTGATTAAAGTAGGAACTAAAGTTAAAGATATCCGCCTGGTAGAAGAACAGAATGGACACGATATTGACTGCAATATCAAGGGAGTGGGTAATATAATGCTCAAGTCTAAGATCGTCAAGAAAAGCAGTTAA
- a CDS encoding methyltransferase — translation MSNYFIKEIHEKNRSMMNMEGSLNLYHLLSRVLYQDIPGDVVETGCYRGLTAIILQKTLDKHKSVKSLHVYDSFEGLPEKTSMDSFPPSGSIKGSVYQDNKRVGKGWFQTSEESLRTNFKDFSTKLPSIHKGWFKDTLPKDLPDYISFAHLDGDFYESTIISLENIYPKMSSGAIAVIDDYCDIDIHGKPNSLPGVKKACDAFFSEKPEKIEVLAAGIQYQAYFIKK, via the coding sequence ATGAGCAATTATTTCATCAAAGAGATCCACGAAAAAAATCGTTCTATGATGAACATGGAAGGATCCCTGAACCTTTATCATCTTTTGTCCCGCGTCCTTTATCAAGATATCCCTGGCGATGTTGTCGAGACGGGATGCTACCGTGGCCTTACCGCAATAATACTCCAAAAGACTCTCGACAAGCACAAATCCGTGAAGAGCCTACATGTCTATGATTCCTTTGAAGGCCTTCCGGAGAAAACTTCTATGGACAGCTTCCCGCCGTCAGGCTCTATTAAGGGCTCTGTATACCAAGACAATAAAAGGGTTGGTAAAGGCTGGTTTCAGACGTCAGAAGAATCACTACGCACGAATTTCAAAGACTTTTCGACTAAGCTACCATCAATCCACAAAGGGTGGTTTAAAGATACTCTTCCAAAAGATCTTCCTGACTATATTTCCTTTGCTCATCTTGACGGTGATTTCTATGAATCGACCATTATCTCTCTAGAAAACATATATCCGAAGATGTCCTCTGGAGCTATTGCTGTCATTGACGACTATTGTGACATCGATATCCACGGAAAGCCTAACTCCCTTCCTGGTGTAAAAAAAGCATGCGATGCTTTTTTCTCTGAAAAGCCAGAAAAAATCGAAGTCCTTGCTGCCGGCATTCAATATCAAGCATATTTCATCAAAAAATAA
- a CDS encoding sodium:solute symporter family protein produces the protein MNTFVFLSLFLALGIIYLIIGFIASKRIKDNNDYFLAGRKLGFWPLSLTLIATQLGGGVILGTCEESYSSGLYGIFYTLGICLGFWVLACGFAGKLRGFNVCTISELLEKKYRSTFLRKIASILSVMSLGGILIGLVVASRKFMLGIGIDNEWILAIFWLSLIAYTVIGGLKAVVMTDTLQVGVILAVFTCVLAYVFFSNPEYLLSTKAMRASTPSGGASSYLSLLLMPMLFSLVEQDLAQRFFSAKSKKTAIMASACAGLLLLLFSIVPITIGILAKNADIVIPDGSSVLMVTISFLTNDIVTAFVSCAVLAAIISTADSLLCAMSSLIAQDFNFPFLKNMTKLTFSKLVTFILGIVIIGMGAFFDDILKIYIQSYSLPVCALFAPMIFCFFTDRLSKTAAFMAVFSGLSAFVVLSLYPIGFSTEILAVAVSFIGYALGMSYDKIKE, from the coding sequence ATGAACACTTTTGTATTTTTATCGTTATTTTTAGCTCTTGGCATTATATATCTTATAATAGGATTCATTGCCTCTAAGAGGATCAAAGACAACAACGACTATTTCCTTGCCGGCAGGAAGCTTGGCTTTTGGCCTTTATCGCTTACGCTTATCGCCACGCAGCTTGGTGGCGGTGTTATCTTAGGAACTTGCGAAGAATCTTACAGTTCTGGACTTTATGGGATTTTTTATACGCTAGGGATATGCCTTGGCTTTTGGGTCTTGGCCTGTGGTTTTGCTGGGAAGTTACGAGGTTTCAACGTATGTACTATTTCCGAGCTTCTTGAGAAAAAATATCGTTCTACTTTTCTAAGGAAAATAGCTTCTATTTTGTCTGTTATGTCGCTCGGCGGAATTCTTATAGGCCTTGTCGTTGCTTCTCGAAAATTCATGCTTGGCATCGGGATCGACAACGAATGGATTTTAGCGATTTTTTGGTTATCTCTTATAGCATATACCGTTATAGGAGGGCTTAAGGCCGTAGTAATGACCGACACCTTACAGGTCGGTGTAATCCTTGCTGTCTTTACGTGCGTCTTAGCATATGTTTTCTTCTCCAACCCAGAATATCTTTTATCTACTAAAGCTATGCGGGCAAGCACTCCTTCAGGAGGAGCCTCTTCTTATCTTAGCTTGCTATTGATGCCTATGCTTTTTTCTTTGGTAGAGCAAGATCTTGCACAGCGTTTTTTCTCGGCAAAGTCTAAAAAAACCGCTATCATGGCCAGTGCCTGCGCCGGCCTTCTTCTGCTACTCTTCTCTATAGTACCTATAACAATAGGGATACTAGCTAAGAACGCTGACATTGTGATCCCTGACGGTTCAAGCGTTTTGATGGTGACAATATCATTCCTGACAAACGACATCGTCACAGCCTTTGTCAGCTGTGCTGTCCTTGCGGCGATAATATCTACTGCGGACTCTTTGTTATGTGCTATGAGCTCTCTCATCGCCCAAGATTTCAATTTCCCTTTTCTTAAGAACATGACGAAGCTAACCTTTTCGAAGCTTGTTACGTTCATTCTCGGTATCGTCATCATAGGTATGGGAGCATTTTTCGATGACATTTTAAAGATATATATCCAGAGTTATTCTTTGCCGGTATGCGCCCTTTTTGCTCCTATGATTTTCTGCTTCTTCACCGACAGACTCAGTAAGACCGCAGCCTTTATGGCAGTATTTTCAGGGCTCTCAGCCTTTGTGGTGCTTTCGTTATATCCTATAGGCTTTTCTACGGAGATCCTTGCCGTCGCGGTGTCGTTCATCGGGTATGCCCTTGGAATGTCGTATGACAAGATTAAGGAATAA
- a CDS encoding phosphatase PAP2 family protein, with the protein MKKYLWLLLPVILFAAITPFTPRLDVMISGFFYNADTGFFARNRFFDAIYHYGLYPAWVVSLTALAGIFASILIKSLRKYRKDMVFLVLALAVGSGLIANVIFKDHWGRPRPVQVVEFGGDHEFRPYYSPNLTFAVSPTKSFPSGHSTMGFYFFVLCFLGKRHKKHYLYLAGIVAVSIIGGMLGVTRIAQGGHFFSDVIAAAMIMWYVALIIDRLLYRGTKHERINQAST; encoded by the coding sequence ATGAAAAAATATCTATGGCTATTGTTGCCGGTTATTTTATTTGCTGCCATCACGCCTTTCACGCCGCGTCTTGACGTTATGATATCGGGGTTTTTCTATAACGCCGACACCGGCTTTTTTGCAAGGAACAGATTTTTCGACGCCATCTATCATTATGGATTATATCCTGCGTGGGTTGTTTCTTTAACAGCCCTCGCAGGTATTTTTGCTTCGATACTGATAAAGAGCCTGCGTAAATATCGTAAAGACATGGTATTTTTGGTGCTTGCCCTTGCTGTCGGATCGGGGCTTATCGCCAACGTTATCTTTAAGGATCACTGGGGGCGTCCGCGTCCTGTACAGGTCGTGGAGTTTGGCGGTGACCATGAATTCCGTCCTTATTATTCTCCGAATCTCACCTTTGCGGTATCGCCGACGAAGTCTTTCCCTTCGGGGCATTCTACTATGGGTTTTTATTTCTTCGTTTTATGTTTTTTGGGTAAAAGACACAAAAAACATTATCTTTATCTTGCGGGAATTGTTGCAGTGAGTATTATTGGTGGTATGTTGGGTGTTACGCGCATAGCACAAGGCGGGCATTTTTTCTCCGACGTCATCGCTGCGGCGATGATAATGTGGTATGTGGCGCTCATCATCGACAGACTATTATATAGAGGTACAAAGCATGAAAGGATTAACCAAGCGTCAACGTGA
- the lexA gene encoding repressor LexA, whose amino-acid sequence MKGLTKRQREIVDYIKEYIGSNSYSPSYREIMEQFGFSSVGSVYKHVKALERKGFLSLEKGCSRSIALVEEGSIGGDASVELPFIGTVTAGQPIEMFEQTSSITVPSVMVSSLGQCYILRVRGDSLINDHINDGDLIIVEAKQNPDPGELVLAIIHNNETVIKRCYPEGLYTRLEAIYSDTHPITLKHDEVFVQGCVVSLLRMYS is encoded by the coding sequence ATGAAAGGATTAACCAAGCGTCAACGTGAGATCGTCGACTACATAAAAGAGTATATCGGCAGCAACTCATACTCGCCGAGCTACCGTGAAATAATGGAACAGTTTGGTTTCTCTTCTGTGGGGTCCGTATACAAACACGTCAAGGCCCTGGAACGTAAGGGGTTTTTATCCCTTGAGAAGGGATGCTCTCGGTCTATCGCTCTCGTCGAAGAAGGCAGTATTGGTGGTGATGCCAGCGTCGAGCTTCCATTTATCGGAACAGTAACTGCTGGACAGCCTATAGAGATGTTCGAGCAGACAAGCTCTATAACAGTCCCTTCTGTAATGGTTTCGTCTCTGGGGCAGTGTTATATTTTGAGGGTTCGTGGAGATTCGCTTATCAACGACCATATCAACGATGGCGACCTTATCATCGTCGAAGCCAAGCAGAATCCCGACCCTGGTGAGCTCGTCCTCGCCATCATCCACAACAACGAGACTGTGATAAAACGTTGCTACCCCGAAGGTCTTTACACGCGCCTCGAAGCCATATATTCCGACACGCACCCTATAACATTAAAACACGACGAAGTCTTCGTCCAGGGATGTGTCGTCAGCCTTCTTAGGATGTACTCGTAA
- a CDS encoding four helix bundle protein — MDFNFENLDVYKKAVDFVSHIYLLTKSFPKNEVFGLTSQLRRAAVSISLNIAEGSARTKKDFSRFIDMSRGSIFECTTVLQIALQQNYIKKNTFKQCKEYLIEMSKMLNGLKRSIK; from the coding sequence ATGGATTTTAATTTTGAGAATTTAGATGTTTATAAGAAGGCTGTTGATTTTGTAAGTCATATCTATTTATTAACCAAATCTTTTCCCAAAAATGAGGTTTTTGGTTTGACGTCTCAATTGAGAAGAGCTGCGGTTTCAATATCATTGAATATTGCTGAGGGGTCAGCTCGAACTAAAAAAGATTTTAGCCGTTTTATTGACATGTCCAGAGGCTCTATTTTTGAATGTACGACTGTATTACAAATTGCTTTACAACAAAACTATATAAAAAAGAACACATTTAAACAATGTAAAGAATATTTGATAGAGATGTCAAAAATGTTAAATGGTTTAAAACGTTCGATAAAATAA
- a CDS encoding phosphatidylcholine/phosphatidylserine synthase, protein MKKISVLPNIITAIGLSFGLFIIFKVTVTDPYREDFFSVLEIVSGLLILAIIADFLDGAMARVLKVESEFGCMFDSLADVVSFGVAPAVIILKSLPLKPDSELLFIVTIGTLVFSTCGVLRLVRFNVSIPKDKKSVEWDIYTKSFTGLPIPAAAAAAVSINLLFLSSEFMDRFSMTKEVRAATMVIIMILLGYLMVSHWKFPSLKTIRFRMKSFHLVFFTVILSLVIIYGAIQRFALVFFILSWGYITLAATLSLIRLFINKKSKTLKDFDPEPPE, encoded by the coding sequence ATGAAGAAAATCAGCGTCTTACCAAATATCATCACAGCAATAGGACTTTCGTTCGGGCTGTTTATCATTTTTAAGGTCACCGTCACGGACCCATACCGCGAAGATTTCTTCAGCGTCCTTGAAATTGTCTCAGGACTGCTTATCTTAGCGATAATCGCAGATTTCCTCGACGGCGCGATGGCACGCGTCCTTAAAGTTGAAAGCGAGTTCGGATGTATGTTCGACTCCCTAGCCGATGTCGTAAGCTTTGGCGTTGCACCAGCAGTGATAATCCTTAAAAGCCTACCGCTTAAACCCGATAGTGAGCTTCTCTTCATTGTCACAATAGGTACCCTTGTCTTCTCGACATGCGGAGTGTTGCGACTTGTACGCTTCAACGTGAGTATCCCCAAAGATAAAAAAAGCGTAGAATGGGATATATATACGAAAAGCTTCACAGGACTGCCTATCCCCGCCGCCGCCGCCGCCGCCGTGTCGATAAACCTTTTATTTCTGTCGTCAGAATTCATGGACCGCTTCTCCATGACAAAAGAAGTTCGCGCAGCGACGATGGTTATCATCATGATACTCCTCGGATACCTTATGGTAAGCCATTGGAAATTCCCAAGCCTTAAAACAATACGCTTCCGAATGAAATCCTTCCACCTAGTATTCTTTACCGTCATCCTTTCTCTAGTAATAATATACGGAGCAATACAGAGGTTCGCTTTGGTGTTCTTCATACTGTCATGGGGATATATCACTCTAGCAGCGACGCTATCGTTGATACGACTCTTCATAAACAAGAAGTCAAAAACACTAAAAGATTTCGACCCAGAACCACCAGAATGA
- a CDS encoding metalloprotease: MLGKKLLSVGDVVDGFVVTKVVDVVELQCLLTELRHNDTGARVLHLGNDDPENLFCLSFRTTPENSHGTAHVLEHTALCGSEKFPVRDPFFSMIRRSLNTFMNAMTGSDFTCYPAASQVPKDFYNLLEVYLDAVFSPTLAPLNFLQEGHRLEFSESSDGIPSELTRCGIVFNEMKGAMSSPDTRLSEALMNALFPDLTYSYNSGGAPKDIPNLTYEELISFHKKFYHPSRCLFFFYGDIPLEKHLSFIEENALNNVDAAEPLPLLPRQQRFSSPVHRVETYPAPPDEDLSDKSLFSMGWLTCSILDQIELLALVVLDIVLMGTDAAPLKLALLKSGLCKQAESYVESEISEAPFVLFIRGCSADDGDALEDLVMSTLRDIVDEGIASNLIDAAIHQIEFQRSEITGDRSPFGLSLFFRSALLEQHGGNAEDGLTIHALFDKLRALTVDPLYLPSLIKKHLLNNSHYARILMVPDRDLEKRDIAEEQENLRAIEASLSDEDRASIVEDSIALKALQESDDDIEVLPKISISDIPSHSKDFPLVKEKGGAIDVYNHSCFTNDIVYADLVFDLPALAVEDLSYAQLFTLLLPQVGCGSRSYAENLEYIQEHTGGVGASLSLNTRADDHTAFMPTLSFSGKALRRKSDKLFSLITEMIRDADFSDATRLKELIIKHHSSLENNINSNALKYAINISCEGLSVGAHIANHWNGVRYLNVIRDIVKNIDSNSLNLVATMERLQETLLCREGSDLIVCCDDATYDDIKGEGFYGLRDIPQRQQSPWCGDYAIPEVPHQGHIISAPVSFTSKAFNTVSYSHPDAPLLGIASFIMNNKVLHKRIREQGGAYGGGSSNNPTAGKFYFYSYRDPNIASTLSAFEESLTSTHRGAFDARDLEEGKLGMIQGLDSPVAPGSRAVAEYSWMRAKKSLQEREAFRSRVLSASKEDIQRVVGEYLIPEFSSSPTVTFSGADLLTKENAVLGDILEIHNV; encoded by the coding sequence ATGCTTGGGAAGAAATTATTATCTGTCGGCGATGTCGTCGATGGTTTTGTTGTAACGAAAGTCGTTGATGTTGTGGAATTGCAGTGTCTTCTTACCGAGCTTCGGCATAATGACACTGGCGCTCGTGTTTTGCATCTTGGCAACGACGATCCTGAGAATCTTTTCTGTCTTTCGTTTCGCACCACCCCTGAGAATTCTCACGGCACTGCCCATGTTTTGGAGCATACCGCCCTTTGTGGTTCTGAGAAGTTCCCTGTCCGCGACCCATTCTTTTCTATGATACGTCGTAGTTTGAATACATTCATGAACGCCATGACTGGTTCAGACTTCACCTGTTATCCTGCGGCGTCGCAGGTTCCCAAGGATTTCTATAATCTTCTCGAGGTATATCTTGATGCTGTTTTTTCTCCGACGCTTGCGCCCTTGAACTTCCTCCAGGAGGGTCATCGCCTTGAGTTTTCCGAAAGCTCTGATGGTATTCCTAGCGAGCTGACACGTTGTGGCATTGTCTTCAACGAGATGAAGGGTGCTATGTCGTCTCCCGACACTCGCCTTTCCGAGGCTTTGATGAACGCGTTATTCCCTGACCTTACATATTCTTACAATTCCGGTGGTGCCCCAAAAGACATTCCTAATCTTACTTATGAAGAGCTTATTTCTTTCCATAAGAAATTTTACCATCCGAGTCGTTGTCTTTTCTTTTTCTATGGCGACATCCCTCTTGAGAAGCATCTTTCTTTTATCGAAGAGAATGCCTTGAATAACGTCGATGCCGCAGAGCCTCTTCCTCTACTTCCTCGTCAGCAACGTTTTTCTTCGCCGGTACATCGTGTTGAGACGTACCCTGCTCCTCCTGACGAAGATCTTTCCGACAAATCTCTTTTTAGTATGGGTTGGCTAACGTGTTCTATTCTCGACCAGATCGAACTTCTTGCGTTGGTGGTCCTTGACATTGTTCTTATGGGCACCGACGCCGCGCCTTTAAAGCTTGCGTTGCTGAAGTCAGGGTTATGTAAGCAAGCGGAATCGTATGTCGAAAGTGAGATTAGCGAAGCGCCTTTTGTTCTCTTCATCCGCGGGTGTTCTGCTGACGATGGCGATGCTCTCGAGGATCTTGTCATGTCAACGTTACGTGATATTGTCGACGAAGGAATAGCTTCTAACCTCATCGATGCTGCCATCCATCAGATAGAGTTCCAGCGCAGCGAGATCACCGGCGACCGTTCTCCTTTCGGTCTTTCGCTATTTTTCCGTTCTGCGTTATTAGAGCAGCATGGCGGCAATGCCGAAGACGGCCTCACCATCCATGCTCTTTTCGACAAGCTCCGCGCTCTAACCGTCGATCCTTTATATTTACCTTCTCTTATCAAAAAACACCTTCTTAACAATAGTCATTATGCTCGTATTCTTATGGTTCCTGACAGGGACCTCGAGAAGCGCGATATTGCAGAAGAGCAAGAAAATCTCCGTGCCATCGAGGCATCACTTTCTGACGAAGACAGAGCTTCTATCGTCGAAGACAGTATTGCTTTGAAAGCTCTTCAGGAGTCTGATGATGACATCGAAGTTCTTCCTAAGATATCCATTTCTGACATTCCTTCTCATAGCAAGGATTTCCCTCTTGTCAAAGAGAAGGGCGGCGCTATCGACGTATATAATCACAGCTGTTTTACTAACGACATCGTATATGCTGATCTTGTCTTCGACCTCCCTGCTCTTGCTGTCGAAGACCTGTCGTACGCTCAGCTTTTTACGTTATTGCTTCCGCAAGTGGGTTGTGGCTCACGATCTTATGCCGAGAACCTCGAATATATCCAGGAACACACTGGCGGTGTTGGAGCTTCGCTGTCGCTCAACACCCGCGCCGACGACCATACTGCTTTCATGCCGACGCTTTCTTTTTCCGGCAAAGCTTTGCGTCGCAAGAGCGACAAGCTTTTCTCGTTAATTACTGAGATGATCCGTGATGCCGACTTTTCTGACGCTACTAGGCTCAAAGAGCTTATCATCAAGCACCATTCTTCTCTTGAGAACAACATCAACAGCAATGCCTTGAAATACGCTATAAACATTTCGTGCGAAGGCCTTTCCGTCGGAGCGCATATTGCCAACCACTGGAATGGTGTGCGCTACCTCAACGTCATCCGCGACATCGTTAAAAATATTGACAGCAACTCTTTAAACCTCGTTGCTACTATGGAGCGTCTTCAGGAAACTTTGTTATGCCGCGAAGGTTCTGACCTCATCGTATGCTGTGATGATGCCACCTACGATGATATTAAAGGCGAAGGTTTTTATGGTTTACGCGACATCCCGCAGCGTCAGCAGTCTCCGTGGTGTGGCGACTATGCTATCCCAGAGGTTCCTCACCAGGGTCATATTATCTCTGCTCCTGTATCCTTTACCAGTAAGGCTTTTAATACGGTATCGTATTCACATCCTGACGCCCCTCTTCTTGGTATAGCGTCTTTCATTATGAACAACAAGGTTCTCCACAAACGCATTAGAGAGCAGGGCGGCGCTTATGGTGGCGGTTCTAGCAACAACCCCACTGCCGGAAAGTTTTATTTTTACTCTTACCGCGATCCAAACATTGCAAGCACTCTTTCTGCCTTCGAAGAGTCTCTTACCTCTACGCATCGCGGAGCCTTCGATGCTCGCGACCTCGAAGAGGGAAAGCTTGGGATGATACAGGGCCTCGACTCCCCTGTTGCTCCTGGCAGCCGCGCCGTTGCAGAGTATTCGTGGATGCGCGCCAAGAAATCTTTACAAGAGCGTGAAGCTTTCCGATCGCGCGTTTTATCGGCTAGCAAAGAAGATATACAGCGTGTCGTCGGAGAATACCTTATACCGGAATTTTCTTCATCGCCGACGGTGACATTTTCCGGTGCAGACCTTCTTACCAAAGAGAATGCTGTTCTTGGCGACATCTTAGAAATTCACAACGTTTAG
- a CDS encoding M48 family metalloprotease, whose protein sequence is MITELFFLIMALIITSSSSDVAASSWPSTSGYNFVIGLCIYIFTVAFIVVQAKLLGKMKGFARRLTTLANAELIIFLCVYDLILGSNLIFREIPLVGASLFLPAFFSLSLYFLGLFVAYRVISRPSRSSAFLKVRFLFPFVVPFLFFLTIADVATIFYSGATIFSGEGWHYAFGALMLYVVFLGLLMLFFPVLLKVLWGCRPLPSSPLKERLELLCKKAGFSHGGFKIWHVMKDAITAAIIGIVPRFRYIMFTEKILQHCSDDEVEAILCHEIGHSKRKHLLLYPFIIMGMIIVATLFSFIFDPAIYSFFDNVESSSSWRFVAPIAKTGPFLCIIFLYFRFVFGFFSRMFERQADLHVFSVGIDPENMISSLDTIAILAGGIHNVPSWHHYSIAKRIAFLEIAIADPSIVVRHHRFVRRSIIIYFIALIVGMILVISPFLVDVPVIGYFGECIIKASVAIENFVNPLADF, encoded by the coding sequence ATGATCACAGAATTATTTTTTCTTATCATGGCCCTTATCATCACGAGTTCTTCTTCTGATGTTGCAGCGTCGTCATGGCCTTCGACATCCGGTTATAACTTCGTGATAGGTCTATGTATATATATCTTCACCGTTGCCTTCATCGTCGTCCAGGCGAAGCTTTTAGGGAAAATGAAGGGTTTTGCGCGGCGTCTAACAACCCTTGCCAACGCCGAGCTTATAATTTTTTTATGTGTCTACGACCTTATCCTTGGCAGCAATCTTATTTTTCGAGAAATCCCTCTCGTCGGTGCTTCGTTATTTTTGCCTGCTTTTTTTTCGTTGTCGCTATATTTTTTGGGGCTCTTCGTAGCATATCGTGTTATTTCCCGCCCTTCAAGGAGCAGTGCTTTTCTAAAGGTCCGTTTTCTTTTCCCTTTTGTCGTTCCTTTTCTTTTTTTTCTCACCATCGCCGATGTCGCAACAATCTTTTATTCAGGAGCAACGATTTTCAGTGGCGAAGGTTGGCATTATGCCTTTGGCGCCCTTATGTTATACGTCGTTTTTCTCGGGCTTCTTATGTTGTTTTTTCCTGTCCTCCTCAAAGTGCTGTGGGGGTGTCGTCCTTTACCATCGTCACCGCTTAAGGAGCGTCTCGAATTACTTTGTAAGAAAGCTGGCTTTTCTCACGGTGGTTTTAAGATATGGCATGTCATGAAAGATGCCATCACTGCTGCCATCATCGGCATCGTCCCACGCTTTCGTTATATTATGTTCACCGAGAAGATCTTACAACATTGTTCCGACGACGAGGTCGAAGCGATACTATGCCATGAGATTGGACACAGCAAGAGAAAGCACCTTCTTCTTTATCCTTTCATCATCATGGGCATGATTATCGTTGCGACGCTTTTTTCTTTTATCTTCGACCCTGCCATCTACAGCTTTTTTGATAATGTTGAAAGCTCTTCGTCGTGGCGTTTTGTCGCCCCTATTGCTAAGACAGGCCCTTTTCTTTGTATAATTTTTCTTTATTTTCGTTTCGTCTTCGGATTTTTTTCTAGGATGTTCGAGAGGCAGGCCGACCTTCATGTTTTTTCTGTAGGTATCGACCCAGAAAATATGATCTCTTCTCTCGACACCATCGCTATCCTTGCTGGTGGCATACATAATGTTCCTAGCTGGCATCACTATAGCATAGCGAAGCGTATCGCTTTCCTAGAAATCGCCATCGCCGACCCTTCTATTGTCGTCCGCCACCACAGGTTTGTTCGCCGCAGTATTATAATATATTTCATCGCGCTGATTGTTGGGATGATACTCGTAATATCGCCATTCCTCGTAGACGTCCCTGTCATAGGATATTTTGGCGAATGTATCATCAAGGCAAGCGTTGCCATCGAAAATTTTGTAAACCCCCTTGCCGATTTTTAG